A window of Deinococcus sp. YIM 134068 genomic DNA:
GGACGACCCGCTCTTGCCGGAGGCCGGGGAGGACGTGACGGAGGTGACGGGCGAGACCTACGGGCCGCTCAAAGTCACCTGTGAGCGCATCGTCCGCGACACGTTCGGAGACCGCGCGACCGTCATGCGTCCGCAGATCGTGGCCGGGCCGCACGATCCCACCGGACGCTACACCCGCTGGGTGGACCGGGTGGCGGCGGGGGGTCTTTTCCTCGCGCCCGGAGACGGTTCGGACCACATGCAGGTCATCGACGCCCGCGACCTCGCCCGCTTCACCGTGACGGTGCTGGAGGAGGACGTGCCGGGCGTATTCAACCTCGCCGGGCCACGCCTGACCTGGCGCGAGTTCGTGGACGCGGCGCGGGAGGCCACTGGGTCGAACGCTCGGCCCGCCTGGGTGGACGTGGACACACTGGAAGCCCACGGCATCGGCTGGCGGGAGTTGCCCGCCTGGGTTCCTGCTAACGGTGAACAGGGCGGCCTCATGGACGTGGCGAACGAGCGGGCGCGAGCGGCGGGCCTCATCCTCACCGACCCGGTGACGACGGCACGGGACACGCGGGCCTGGAGCGCGGGCACGCCGCAGAAGACCTTTCTCACCCCCGAACGTGAGGCGGAAGTGCTGGCGGCCAGAGGCGAGGGGGCGGAGCAAGGCTGAGCCGTTTGTGGCTCTGGCATGAACCTGGGCTTCATCCCCGCTGCACGGGACCTTCGAGGAGGACGCGCGGAACGTTGATTTCCGGCGCTTAACCTGCGGGCATCAGGAAAGGCGAGCGTCGCCGACCTGCAAACCCCACCCGGAGGAGAACGACCATGACCCAGCCCCGCAAGACCGCCCTGACCACCGCCGCCCTGCTCCTGACCGCCGCGATGACCCTCGGTGCCGCCGGTGCCCAGACGATCACCGGGACGACGGGCACGGCGACCGCCCA
This region includes:
- a CDS encoding NAD-dependent epimerase/dehydratase family protein; the encoded protein is MTKTTLSVLVLGGTQFVGRHIVEALLAGGHRVSVFTRGRTPDELPGEVERLHGDRDGGTAGLSALEGRTWDACVDVSGYMPRQVRASAGTLRERVGRYVFVSTVSVYAEQSRHPIREDDPLLPEAGEDVTEVTGETYGPLKVTCERIVRDTFGDRATVMRPQIVAGPHDPTGRYTRWVDRVAAGGLFLAPGDGSDHMQVIDARDLARFTVTVLEEDVPGVFNLAGPRLTWREFVDAAREATGSNARPAWVDVDTLEAHGIGWRELPAWVPANGEQGGLMDVANERARAAGLILTDPVTTARDTRAWSAGTPQKTFLTPEREAEVLAARGEGAEQG